One Oscillospiraceae bacterium DNA window includes the following coding sequences:
- a CDS encoding RNA polymerase sigma factor, translated as MNEKSLIKACQKGDRQAFEELIQLFYPYVSKFLLKTTCDRPLSEDLTQETFLKMIRGIEKYDPGGGAAFGTWLVAIAKNCYIDYLRRNRAEFADFDEMQLEDTADMVGGVLQKMQYEEALKALETLPEEQRLAIRLKYEENLTLAEIAERVGVPPKTIKSRIHDGTVKLRRILNAKERTDGHGNECTKNDFPAHPGDRPKM; from the coding sequence TTGAATGAAAAATCGCTGATAAAAGCCTGCCAAAAAGGCGACCGACAGGCGTTTGAGGAACTCATTCAATTATTCTATCCCTATGTTTCCAAATTCCTGCTCAAAACAACCTGCGACAGGCCTTTGTCAGAGGATTTGACACAGGAAACTTTTCTCAAAATGATACGCGGCATTGAAAAATACGACCCGGGCGGCGGTGCGGCGTTTGGCACATGGCTGGTGGCAATCGCAAAAAACTGCTATATCGACTACCTGCGCCGAAACCGCGCAGAGTTTGCCGATTTTGACGAGATGCAGCTAGAGGACACAGCAGACATGGTCGGCGGCGTGCTTCAGAAAATGCAGTATGAAGAAGCGCTGAAAGCCCTTGAAACCCTGCCCGAAGAGCAGAGGCTTGCCATTCGCCTGAAGTATGAGGAAAATCTGACGCTGGCAGAGATTGCAGAGCGGGTTGGCGTGCCGCCCAAAACCATTAAAAGCCGTATACATGACGGTACAGTAAAGCTGCGGCGTATTCTAAATGCGAAAGAGAGGACTGACGGTCATGGAAATGAATGCACAAAAAATGATTTCCCTGCTCACCCCGGAGATCGACCGAAAATGTGA
- a CDS encoding zinc ribbon domain-containing protein, producing the protein MNRLVKLLSKWKFKRIAIIYVILLLAAAVGCAASLGIVFQGRISFAMQYANVSEAAEKSTSAELTAEINKLASSSSDVVDILVLNHKNDVTYSAKKSVFNQSTFNLTKSSADKNYLSSAQNPNVVFKYVKGEEFLFSSVFNKDFGSVRSEYKDDSFYENGFSDKTVYMLSYLGEKQSGNKVYIITSPTSVPGGTLALKITAAVAMLFFMIYWVLLALWAVQNAAKAKLYPLFWGIIVLLTNLAGVIVYQLYKRGNATCAHCGASQSKSHLYCTSCGEKMGDTCAHCGAHLSPRDRFCPRCGKEIEK; encoded by the coding sequence ATGAACAGGCTCGTAAAACTTCTGTCTAAATGGAAATTTAAGAGAATTGCGATTATTTATGTGATTTTGCTTTTGGCGGCGGCAGTAGGCTGTGCCGCCTCTCTCGGAATTGTGTTTCAGGGGCGCATTTCCTTTGCCATGCAGTATGCAAACGTCAGCGAAGCGGCCGAAAAATCCACTTCTGCAGAATTGACCGCTGAAATCAATAAACTGGCTTCCTCTTCCTCTGATGTAGTGGACATTTTGGTACTCAACCATAAAAACGATGTCACCTATTCTGCAAAAAAATCTGTTTTCAACCAAAGCACCTTTAACCTGACAAAAAGCAGTGCAGATAAAAACTACCTTTCCAGCGCACAGAACCCCAATGTTGTTTTTAAGTACGTTAAAGGGGAAGAATTCCTGTTTTCCTCTGTCTTTAATAAGGATTTCGGCAGTGTCCGCAGCGAATACAAGGACGACAGTTTTTATGAAAACGGTTTTTCCGACAAGACCGTCTACATGCTCAGCTACCTTGGCGAAAAGCAGAGCGGCAATAAAGTGTATATCATTACAAGTCCGACTTCTGTGCCCGGCGGCACGCTGGCCTTAAAAATCACAGCAGCTGTCGCGATGCTGTTCTTTATGATTTACTGGGTGCTGCTGGCCCTGTGGGCGGTGCAGAATGCCGCCAAAGCAAAGCTGTATCCGCTCTTTTGGGGCATTATTGTCCTGCTGACAAACCTGGCGGGTGTTATTGTGTACCAGCTTTATAAACGCGGCAACGCGACCTGTGCACACTGCGGCGCTTCGCAGAGCAAGAGTCATCTCTACTGTACCAGCTGCGGAGAAAAAATGGGCGATACCTGCGCACACTGCGGTGCACATCTCTCGCCCCGCGACCGTTTCTGCCCCAGATGCGGAAAAGAAATTGAAAAATAA
- a CDS encoding phosphatase PAP2 family protein, with amino-acid sequence MLNWIQSADWFLLQWVHAHLQCGFLDFIMPKISALGNVGAVWLLAAAVLLFTKKYRKFGLMIIVGIAADFVLGNLILKTLTARPRPCWIDTSVQMLVSVPTDYSFPSGHTLASVTAAVLLMKANRKFAFAAVPLAVLIAFSRLYLYLHFPSDVLASVLFGILTAAAAFWCVNQVYPLLAGGFPQKDKPRA; translated from the coding sequence ATGCTGAATTGGATTCAGAGTGCTGACTGGTTTCTTCTGCAGTGGGTGCATGCTCACCTGCAGTGCGGATTTTTAGATTTCATAATGCCTAAAATCAGTGCGCTGGGTAATGTTGGTGCGGTCTGGCTGCTCGCGGCCGCGGTCCTGCTTTTCACAAAAAAATACCGCAAATTCGGCCTGATGATCATTGTGGGAATTGCGGCGGATTTCGTGCTTGGCAATCTGATCTTAAAGACGCTGACTGCGCGCCCGCGCCCTTGCTGGATTGACACAAGCGTGCAGATGCTGGTTTCGGTGCCGACAGATTATTCTTTTCCGTCCGGGCATACGCTGGCTTCGGTGACTGCAGCTGTGCTGCTTATGAAAGCCAACCGAAAGTTTGCGTTTGCGGCAGTTCCGCTGGCCGTGCTGATTGCATTTTCGCGGCTCTACCTTTACCTGCATTTTCCGTCAGATGTTTTGGCGTCGGTGCTGTTTGGCATTCTGACCGCCGCAGCGGCTTTTTGGTGCGTCAATCAAGTTTACCCGCTTTTGGCAGGCGGATTTCCGCAGAAAGACAAACCCCGCGCGTGA
- a CDS encoding glycosyltransferase, giving the protein MISIIMPAYNEEKFIRNAVTSILKQTCRDFELLVVDDGSTDATGKILQELCRQDRRIKGYTQKNAGVSAARNRALTNAKGDFVTMADADDALPPDALETLLSFMGKGVDLVIGSHEGVKGRAVPAFKKPARYEAHEIVQHFDAVDPCLYFPWAKLYRRSVIVQNHLQFDPGISFGEDHIFNLHYVGVMSGAAVVTDQIVYRYFYLRGGLCSKYYDNMNQLQKAVLLCVRNYLDTRKSGAEKCREHETGTYLTGCFNYYLAWLPLKKAEQKIRETLLLFSNLLSENLYSSFFTMHQREMLQKGQYHSFAVAYRRGHFRDTLIRKYRRKCRMLLENAIRRDFGK; this is encoded by the coding sequence TTGATTAGCATTATCATGCCTGCCTACAATGAAGAAAAATTCATCAGGAATGCAGTCACATCTATTTTAAAGCAGACCTGCCGGGATTTTGAGCTGCTCGTTGTTGATGACGGGTCCACTGACGCGACCGGCAAAATTCTGCAGGAGCTGTGCCGGCAAGACCGCCGGATAAAGGGGTACACGCAAAAAAACGCCGGCGTATCGGCCGCACGGAACCGGGCACTCACGAACGCAAAAGGTGACTTTGTGACAATGGCCGATGCAGACGATGCCCTGCCCCCTGACGCACTGGAAACGCTGCTTTCTTTCATGGGCAAGGGTGTTGACTTGGTTATCGGCTCCCATGAAGGAGTCAAGGGAAGAGCGGTGCCCGCTTTCAAAAAGCCCGCCAGATACGAAGCCCACGAAATTGTGCAGCATTTTGATGCAGTTGACCCGTGCCTGTATTTTCCGTGGGCAAAACTGTACCGGCGAAGCGTGATTGTACAGAATCATCTGCAGTTTGACCCAGGTATTTCCTTTGGGGAGGATCATATTTTCAACTTGCACTATGTCGGGGTGATGAGCGGTGCGGCCGTGGTTACAGACCAAATTGTCTATCGGTATTTTTATCTGCGCGGCGGGCTGTGCTCTAAATACTATGACAATATGAATCAACTGCAAAAGGCAGTGCTCCTGTGCGTCAGAAATTACCTGGACACCCGGAAGAGCGGCGCCGAAAAATGCAGAGAACACGAAACAGGCACTTATTTGACCGGCTGCTTCAATTACTACCTCGCATGGCTGCCGCTAAAAAAGGCAGAGCAGAAAATTCGGGAAACCCTTCTGCTCTTTTCCAATCTTTTAAGTGAGAATCTTTACAGCTCCTTCTTTACTATGCACCAAAGGGAAATGCTTCAAAAAGGACAGTACCATTCTTTTGCAGTCGCTTATAGGAGAGGACATTTCCGAGATACCCTTATCAGAAAATACAGAAGAAAGTGCCGAATGCTGTTAGAAAATGCCATTCGGCGGGATTTTGGGAAATAG
- a CDS encoding transcriptional repressor yields MAQTRKSPQRSLVLSLLKNNYSHPTADEIYELARAKDPKISRGTVYRNLNLLAELGEIRKLPMPSGPDHFDCNLESHYHFLCRRCSRVFDTPLAYNEALNQTPDAMPGFQTEWHRLLLVGLCPSCAKAEKDEK; encoded by the coding sequence GTGGCACAGACACGAAAAAGCCCGCAGCGCAGCTTGGTACTGAGCCTGCTGAAAAACAATTACAGTCACCCTACCGCCGACGAAATCTACGAATTGGCACGGGCAAAAGACCCGAAAATCAGCCGAGGCACCGTTTACCGGAATCTCAACCTGCTCGCGGAATTGGGCGAAATACGAAAACTGCCCATGCCCAGCGGCCCGGATCATTTTGACTGCAATCTGGAAAGCCACTACCATTTTCTCTGTCGCAGGTGCAGCCGGGTATTTGACACACCGCTTGCCTACAATGAAGCGCTGAACCAAACCCCAGACGCCATGCCGGGATTTCAGACCGAATGGCACCGCCTGCTGCTTGTCGGACTTTGCCCGTCCTGTGCTAAAGCAGAAAAAGACGAAAAATAA
- a CDS encoding pyridoxamine 5'-phosphate oxidase family protein: protein MNEAVTFLKKNPVQYLATVGRDGKAKVRPFMFSGELGGKLWFCTNDTKEVYREMQENPDVEVCTADKTCAWLRLSGKAVFCEDRDAKEMCMKIPMVKGIYHTADNPIFKVFYLENAHAVLADFSGNPPKAFAW from the coding sequence ATGAATGAAGCAGTCACCTTTTTAAAGAAAAATCCCGTACAGTATTTGGCAACGGTCGGCCGGGACGGAAAAGCAAAAGTGCGGCCCTTTATGTTCAGCGGGGAGCTGGGCGGAAAACTTTGGTTTTGCACCAACGATACCAAAGAGGTTTACCGCGAAATGCAGGAAAATCCCGATGTTGAGGTTTGCACGGCAGACAAAACCTGTGCATGGCTGCGCCTTTCTGGAAAAGCCGTCTTTTGTGAGGACCGGGACGCAAAAGAAATGTGTATGAAAATTCCCATGGTAAAAGGAATTTACCATACAGCAGACAATCCAATTTTTAAAGTCTTTTATTTGGAAAACGCACATGCAGTCCTGGCTGATTTTTCCGGAAACCCGCCGAAGGCCTTTGCCTGGTAA
- a CDS encoding DUF368 domain-containing protein, which yields MVYNLISGFCMALADSVPGVSGGTIAFVMGFYDTLITSLSNLFHGTKEERRNGLKFLAKLGLGWVVGMALAVSLLAGVFTSGIYLVSSLFLGFVLASIPLIVAEEKESIIGQYKNIPFAVLGAALVILLSSFNLSSSVHNLGFTPGTALYTVLAGMLAISAMVLPGISGSTLLMTFGLYVPVITGVKEILHLHFSSLWLIVCLAIGILAGVVLTMRGIKNLLDHHRSAAVYAILGMMVGSLYAIVLGPTTLKVPQHSMTVSDFNIWLFLVGCLAVLGLYGLKVFMKKQKETNKDAELDSEC from the coding sequence ATGGTTTACAATTTGATCAGCGGATTCTGTATGGCACTTGCCGACAGCGTTCCCGGTGTTTCCGGCGGAACGATTGCCTTTGTCATGGGTTTTTACGATACGCTTATTACGTCCCTCAGCAATCTGTTTCACGGCACAAAAGAAGAGCGGCGAAACGGGCTGAAGTTTTTGGCGAAGCTGGGGCTTGGCTGGGTTGTCGGTATGGCGCTTGCCGTATCGCTTTTGGCAGGTGTGTTTACCAGTGGAATTTACTTGGTAAGTTCACTGTTTCTCGGCTTTGTGCTGGCCTCGATTCCGCTGATTGTTGCGGAGGAAAAGGAGTCGATTATCGGGCAGTACAAAAACATACCGTTTGCAGTGCTGGGCGCCGCGCTGGTGATACTGCTGTCGTCTTTCAATCTCTCTTCTTCCGTACACAACCTTGGCTTTACGCCCGGCACAGCGCTCTATACGGTGCTTGCCGGAATGCTCGCCATTTCCGCGATGGTGCTGCCGGGTATTTCCGGCTCAACGCTTCTCATGACCTTTGGTCTGTATGTGCCGGTTATTACCGGTGTGAAGGAAATTCTGCATCTTCATTTCAGCAGCCTGTGGCTGATTGTGTGCCTTGCAATTGGCATTTTGGCGGGTGTTGTGCTGACTATGCGCGGTATTAAAAACCTGCTGGACCACCACCGCAGCGCAGCGGTCTATGCAATTTTGGGGATGATGGTGGGTTCTCTTTACGCGATTGTATTGGGGCCGACAACCTTGAAAGTGCCGCAGCACAGCATGACGGTTTCAGATTTTAACATCTGGCTTTTCTTAGTCGGGTGCCTTGCCGTACTTGGGCTGTATGGCCTAAAGGTTTTCATGAAAAAACAAAAGGAGACAAACAAAGATGCTGAATTGGATTCAGAGTGCTGA
- a CDS encoding nitroreductase, with protein MTILESIEARHAVRSYLKKPIPADLVQELNREIAACNQEGGLHIQLVTNEPKAFDSMMAHYGNFHEVQNYIALVGKKSPGLEEKLGYYGERAALKAQCLGLNTCWVAMSFSKGTAKKSCTVTSGESLVCVLSLGYGETQGIPHQSKPLSAFCPAGGTLPAWFTAGVKAAALAPTAMNQQKFRFELSGDTAKAVNLGGPYSKIDLGIVKYHFEAGSGRKCL; from the coding sequence ATGACAATTTTAGAATCAATCGAAGCGCGCCACGCTGTACGCAGTTACCTTAAAAAGCCCATTCCCGCAGACCTTGTGCAGGAACTAAACCGTGAAATCGCCGCCTGCAACCAAGAGGGGGGCCTGCATATTCAGCTGGTCACAAATGAGCCGAAAGCCTTTGATAGTATGATGGCGCATTACGGAAATTTCCATGAAGTACAAAATTACATTGCCCTCGTTGGCAAAAAAAGCCCCGGCCTAGAGGAAAAGCTAGGCTATTACGGTGAACGTGCCGCCCTGAAAGCGCAGTGCCTGGGGCTTAATACCTGCTGGGTCGCCATGAGCTTTTCCAAAGGCACCGCCAAAAAGAGCTGCACGGTCACTTCCGGCGAAAGCCTTGTCTGCGTGCTGTCTCTCGGCTACGGCGAAACACAGGGCATCCCGCACCAGTCGAAACCCTTGTCCGCATTTTGCCCGGCAGGGGGCACCCTTCCGGCGTGGTTTACAGCGGGCGTAAAGGCGGCCGCCCTTGCCCCAACCGCCATGAATCAGCAGAAATTCCGGTTTGAGCTCTCCGGTGACACCGCAAAAGCGGTCAATCTCGGCGGGCCATACTCCAAAATAGACCTCGGTATTGTAAAGTACCACTTTGAGGCCGGCTCTGGCCGCAAGTGCTTGTAA
- a CDS encoding metalloregulator ArsR/SmtB family transcription factor gives MDECAQQRRQLAKEFLNYRKVFIALGDETRQQIVVALLQNETVGMRVPEITKCTHLSRPAVSHHLQILKDAKLINMHRVGTMNFYYVDADKSCWGGLKNLINHVDAVVTHANAFGYPRLKEDEAP, from the coding sequence ATGGACGAATGTGCACAGCAGCGCCGGCAGCTGGCAAAGGAATTTTTAAATTACCGCAAAGTCTTTATTGCGCTCGGCGACGAAACCCGGCAGCAAATCGTAGTTGCTCTGCTGCAAAATGAAACCGTGGGCATGCGTGTGCCCGAAATCACAAAATGCACGCATCTTTCGCGTCCTGCGGTCTCTCACCATCTGCAGATTTTAAAAGACGCCAAGCTCATCAATATGCACCGCGTGGGGACAATGAATTTTTACTATGTAGACGCCGATAAAAGCTGCTGGGGCGGCCTGAAAAATCTGATTAACCACGTGGACGCGGTGGTTACCCACGCCAACGCATTCGGCTACCCGCGGCTGAAGGAGGACGAAGCACCATGA
- a CDS encoding N-acyl homoserine lactonase family protein has protein sequence MMRIHIFHTGSVIVDQSIPYKEKNPLAPLGWFRGKDKKTELAVSAYLIEHPKGNILIDTGWSSRYITEPPKRFFGLLNGISTPVIHKGESIDKKLEALGMTAADLSYIVFSHMDFDHTSGLELLKGAKHVMASAEEYADSKRYFFRYVKSNWSFAKIEPFVFQKTGIGPVGKSYDLFGDGSVVFVNTPGHTHGLVTTLVQSGGKYAAIAGDTFYTQKNLREHIIPGFTVDRALAEKSLDYMLALAADPNCIGLFANHDPEVKEQVISL, from the coding sequence ATGATGCGAATACACATTTTTCATACCGGAAGCGTCATTGTGGACCAAAGCATTCCGTATAAAGAAAAAAATCCGCTTGCGCCGCTCGGGTGGTTCCGCGGAAAGGATAAAAAGACAGAGCTTGCAGTCTCTGCTTATCTGATCGAGCACCCAAAGGGCAATATTCTCATCGACACCGGCTGGAGCTCCCGCTATATTACCGAACCGCCAAAGCGCTTTTTCGGCCTGCTCAACGGCATCAGCACGCCGGTCATCCACAAGGGTGAGTCCATTGACAAAAAGCTGGAGGCCCTGGGCATGACCGCCGCCGACCTTTCTTATATTGTGTTTTCCCACATGGATTTTGACCACACCAGCGGGCTGGAACTGCTGAAAGGCGCAAAGCACGTGATGGCCTCGGCAGAAGAATACGCGGACTCAAAGCGGTACTTTTTCCGCTATGTCAAAAGCAACTGGTCCTTTGCAAAAATCGAGCCTTTTGTGTTTCAGAAAACAGGAATCGGCCCAGTCGGGAAATCGTACGATTTATTTGGCGACGGCAGTGTTGTCTTTGTCAATACTCCAGGCCACACCCATGGGCTGGTGACAACGCTCGTACAGAGCGGCGGCAAATACGCCGCCATTGCGGGCGACACTTTCTATACGCAGAAAAATCTGCGTGAGCATATCATTCCCGGCTTTACTGTAGACCGCGCACTCGCAGAAAAATCATTGGATTATATGCTCGCCCTCGCCGCTGACCCAAACTGCATCGGCCTATTTGCCAACCACGACCCCGAAGTAAAAGAACAGGTCATTTCGCTGTAA
- a CDS encoding helix-turn-helix transcriptional regulator, translating to MVDKKALPDCPIETTLSLISDRWKVLILRDLLPGTKRFGELKRSIGSVSQKVLTANLRSMEADGLVSRKAYAEVPPRVEYSLTETGRSLRPVLDSMCDWGKAYKEKIKQKT from the coding sequence ATGGTTGACAAAAAGGCACTGCCTGACTGCCCAATCGAAACGACGCTTTCCCTCATCAGTGACCGCTGGAAGGTCTTAATTCTACGCGACCTGCTGCCCGGCACCAAACGCTTTGGAGAACTGAAACGCTCGATCGGCAGCGTTTCACAAAAAGTACTGACCGCCAACCTGCGCAGTATGGAAGCGGATGGTTTGGTTTCCCGCAAAGCATACGCCGAAGTCCCGCCCCGTGTGGAGTATTCCCTGACAGAGACCGGGCGCAGTCTAAGGCCAGTGCTCGACTCCATGTGTGACTGGGGCAAAGCCTACAAAGAAAAAATAAAGCAGAAAACCTGA
- a CDS encoding DUF308 domain-containing protein → MKKEQFINFTNPILYILLGILLIAAPSGTLKVIAIIIGVILAVLGISNVIAYCSHRTDALAPKNSLVLGIIQIVLSIIIFACMKSVISVMPFILGLLIVINGVREFMDAPDAFQIEKKKGWMVILFAVINVILGIVMMANPFSTAVVLVRAVGIGLCISGVMDLVTSITLPEKK, encoded by the coding sequence ATGAAAAAGGAACAATTCATAAACTTCACAAACCCGATTTTGTACATTCTGCTCGGCATTTTGCTGATTGCGGCGCCCTCTGGCACACTGAAAGTTATCGCCATTATCATCGGCGTGATTCTTGCTGTGCTGGGCATCTCTAATGTCATTGCGTACTGCTCGCACCGCACCGATGCGCTCGCGCCAAAAAACAGTCTGGTTTTAGGAATCATACAAATTGTTTTGAGCATTATCATTTTTGCATGCATGAAGTCTGTCATTTCCGTTATGCCGTTTATTCTCGGGCTTCTCATTGTCATAAACGGCGTCCGTGAATTTATGGACGCCCCCGACGCTTTTCAAATAGAAAAGAAAAAGGGCTGGATGGTCATTCTTTTTGCAGTCATCAATGTAATTCTGGGTATCGTGATGATGGCAAACCCCTTCTCGACCGCTGTTGTGCTGGTGCGCGCGGTGGGCATTGGCCTCTGCATCAGCGGCGTGATGGATTTGGTAACAAGCATTACACTTCCTGAAAAAAAATAA
- a CDS encoding catalase encodes MAEFDKYKKLTNEVGAPVADNENSITAGPRGPVMMQDVWLMEKLAHFDREVIPERRMHAKGWGAYGKLTITHDISQYTRAKVLQPSAVTDCFVRFSTVAGERGAADAERDIRGVAMKFYTPDGNWDLVGNNTPTFFIRDVHNFPDLNRAVKRDPYTGMRSAQNNWDFWTLLPECFHQVTVVMSDRGIPDGFRHMHLFGEHTFSFYNTKNERVWCKFHFKTQQGIKNLTNEEAAQKNAADRESAGRDLFDAIQRGDFPKWTMYVQIMTEEQAKKHYENPFDITKIWRHAEYPLIEVGELELNRWPENYFAEVEQAAFTPAHVVPGIGFSPDKFLQGRLFVYGDAQRYRLGVNSSLIPVNQAKGVKGGVADYHRDGAMRTDGNYGRAPAYTPNSAGVWTAQPEVMEPPLDLEGAMWRYDPKDDPTNDDFRAGGDLWRVMTEDKKELLIHNTAVDIAPVTENIKYRHAAHCYLADKEYGERAAKAMGLDLEKVVALSKLSNDELNRATTPKN; translated from the coding sequence ATGGCAGAATTCGACAAGTACAAGAAACTTACAAATGAGGTTGGCGCACCGGTGGCTGACAACGAAAATTCCATTACTGCCGGGCCGCGCGGCCCGGTCATGATGCAGGACGTATGGCTGATGGAAAAACTGGCGCACTTTGACCGCGAGGTCATTCCGGAGCGCCGCATGCACGCCAAAGGCTGGGGCGCATACGGCAAACTGACGATTACGCACGACATTTCTCAGTACACCCGGGCCAAAGTGCTGCAGCCTAGCGCGGTGACTGACTGCTTTGTCCGCTTTTCCACAGTGGCCGGCGAGCGCGGCGCCGCAGACGCAGAGCGCGATATCCGCGGCGTGGCAATGAAGTTTTACACACCGGACGGCAACTGGGACTTGGTTGGCAACAATACGCCCACTTTCTTTATCCGCGATGTCCACAATTTTCCCGATTTAAACCGTGCGGTCAAACGTGACCCATACACCGGTATGCGCAGCGCGCAGAATAACTGGGATTTTTGGACGCTGCTGCCCGAATGTTTTCACCAAGTCACGGTTGTCATGTCGGACCGCGGCATTCCGGATGGCTTCCGCCATATGCACCTGTTTGGTGAGCACACCTTCTCTTTCTACAACACGAAAAACGAGCGGGTCTGGTGCAAATTTCACTTTAAGACACAGCAGGGCATTAAAAACCTGACCAATGAAGAAGCGGCACAGAAAAACGCCGCAGACCGCGAAAGCGCAGGCCGCGACTTGTTTGACGCCATTCAGCGCGGGGATTTCCCTAAATGGACCATGTACGTGCAGATTATGACAGAAGAGCAGGCAAAAAAGCACTACGAAAATCCATTTGATATCACCAAAATCTGGCGGCACGCCGAATATCCGCTCATTGAGGTGGGTGAACTGGAACTGAACCGCTGGCCGGAAAATTACTTTGCAGAAGTAGAGCAGGCTGCCTTTACGCCGGCGCATGTTGTACCCGGCATCGGCTTCTCTCCGGACAAATTCCTGCAGGGGCGGCTTTTCGTCTACGGCGACGCACAGCGCTACCGCCTCGGTGTCAACAGCAGCCTGATTCCTGTTAACCAGGCAAAAGGCGTAAAGGGCGGTGTGGCTGACTACCACCGCGACGGCGCCATGCGCACCGACGGCAACTACGGCCGTGCACCTGCCTATACCCCAAACAGCGCCGGCGTCTGGACCGCACAGCCGGAAGTCATGGAGCCGCCGCTTGACCTTGAGGGTGCAATGTGGCGATATGACCCGAAAGACGACCCCACCAACGATGATTTCCGCGCGGGCGGCGATTTGTGGCGCGTGATGACTGAAGACAAAAAAGAACTGCTGATTCACAATACCGCGGTCGACATAGCCCCGGTCACAGAAAACATCAAGTACCGCCACGCGGCGCACTGCTATCTTGCCGACAAAGAATACGGCGAGCGGGCAGCTAAGGCGATGGGGCTTGACCTGGAAAAGGTCGTTGCGCTTTCCAAGCTCAGCAATGACGAACTCAACAGGGCAACAACGCCGAAAAACTAA